One window of the Nicotiana tabacum cultivar K326 chromosome 4, ASM71507v2, whole genome shotgun sequence genome contains the following:
- the LOC107782653 gene encoding uncharacterized protein LOC107782653 produces the protein MASHEQSYRAGETKGRTQEKVGQTMESMKDKAQAAKDKTSETAHSAKGTAHDKTGTAKYKAADAAQETDEKARGAVQATKEKASGAAQATKEKASGAAKATKEKASEMMESAKETAQAGQEKTGGILQKTGEQVKSMAQGAADAVKHTFGMADTDEDPTATKSREL, from the exons ATGGCTTCCCACGAACAGAGCTACAGAGCTGGTGAAACCAAGGGCCGAACTCAG GAGAAGGTTGGTCAAACAATGGAAAGCATGAAGGACAAGGCGCAAGCAGCAAAGGACAAGACTTCTGAGACGGCGCATTCGGCCAAAGGAACGGCTCACGATAAGACAGGCACCGCCAAATATAAGGCAGCAGATGCAGCTCAGGAAACCGACGAGAAGGCTCGCGGAGCAGTTCAGGCAACCAAGGAAAAGGCCAGTGGAGCAGCTCAGGCAACCAAAGAGAAGGCCAGCGGAGCAGCTAAGGCTACAAAAGAGAAGGCCTCAGAAATGATGGAGTCTGCAAAAGAAACTGCACAAGCTGGGCAAGAGAAAACTGGGGGAATCCTTCAAAAGACTGGAGAACAAGTGAAGAGCATGGCTCAGGGTGCTGCTGATGCAGTGAAGCATACCTTTGGCATGGCCGATACTGATGAAGATCCTACTGCTACAAAAAGCAGAGAACTTTAG